A genomic region of Denticeps clupeoides chromosome 9, fDenClu1.1, whole genome shotgun sequence contains the following coding sequences:
- the olig1 gene encoding oligodendrocyte transcription factor 1 yields the protein MSLLPSLGGKERDQPMPRTVRLSGAAGPMMLGSLHGPRGLSKSTRELSAEEQQELRRKINSRERKRMQDLNVAMDALREVMVPYSSSPTGSAASSVPGQQHPFLPTQGPGAPPTGRRLSKISTLVLARNYILLLASSLQEMRRLLGELSIGVGGANGSVPRLLLTGGWPFLSGPGQFLLSPESLLAPPSKCPLLPPVAPLAQEELPMWGGGSGGSGGVPGGIPGVCTCGVCRVPRVVHSSGPRFPK from the coding sequence ATGAGTTTGCTGCCCAGCCTTGGTGGAAAGGAGAGAGACCAGCCCATGCCTAGAACGGTGAGGTTGTCAGGGGCGGCTGGACCCATGATGCTGGGGAGCCTGCATGGCCCCCGCGGGCTctccaaatcaaccagagagcTGAGCgcagaggagcagcaggagctgaGGAGGAAGATCAACAGtcgagagaggaagaggatgcaAGACCTCAACGTGGCCATGGACGCCCTGAGGGAGGTGATGGTGCCCTATTCTTCCTCTCCCACTGGCTCGGCCGCTTCCTCTGTACCTGGACAACAGCACCCCTTTTTGCCAACTCAGGGGCCCGGGGCCCCACCGACTGGGCGGAGGCTCTCCAAGATCTCCACGCTGGTGCTGGCGAGAAACTACATCCTGCTGCTGGCTTCCTCGCTGCAGGAAATGAGGCGTCTGCTGGGGGAGCTCAGCATTGGAGTAGGGGGGGCCAACGGGAGCGTGCCACGCCTGCTCCTCACGGGGGGCTGGCCCTTCCTTTCGGGGCCAGGACAGTTCCTCCTCAGCCCGGAGTCTCTTCTTGCTCCACCGTCCAAATGCCCCCTGCTGCCCCCTGTGGCACCACTGGCCCAGGAGGAGCTGCCCATGTGGGGAGGAGGTAgtggaggaagtggaggagtGCCAGGGGGCATCCCAGGGGTCTGTACCTGTGGGGTCTGCAGGGTGCCCAGAGTGGTGCACTCCTCAGGTCCACGCTTCCCGAAGTGA